Proteins co-encoded in one Cupriavidus taiwanensis genomic window:
- a CDS encoding FAD-dependent oxidoreductase codes for MSSIDYQRLSFAYQPCAEQQRAGQSADAAPAAVHPVVVVGAGPVGLATAIDLAQRGVRVVLVDDDCTLSTGSRAICFSKRTLDIFDRLGCGERMVKKGVRWHVGRVFLRDEQVYSFDLLPESGHRRPAFINLQQYYLEGYLLERAQALPNIEIRWHNKVVGVESRGGADAGVVLSVETPDGCYPLAARYVVAADGSRSPMRKLLGLDSKGRTFRDRFLIADVRMEADFPAERWFWFDPPFHPHQSVLLHRQPDNVWRIDFQLGWDADPVLEKSPERVIPRVQALLGKDAKFELEWVSVYTFSCQRMDSFRHGNVLFAGDAAHGVSPFGARGANSGVQDAENLAWKLAYVLQGHACDRLLDTYASEREFAADENIRNSTRSTDFITPKSAASRVFRDAVLALARRHAFARALVNSGRLSVPAVLQGSPLNTDDAAPDAAGNLVPGAVCCDAPVSAVSGAGWLLSYLGGDFTLLVFGNPEAIDAGTLADLAALKQAGAPLQLVYVTDAAQPPMTCSHATVLRDDEGLATARYGATPGTCYLVRPDQHVCARWHRPDPAAIRAALARATGADLRAPQPGRMAA; via the coding sequence ATGAGCAGCATCGACTACCAGCGGCTGTCGTTCGCATACCAGCCCTGCGCGGAACAGCAGCGCGCCGGGCAATCCGCTGATGCCGCGCCCGCGGCGGTGCATCCGGTGGTCGTGGTCGGGGCCGGCCCGGTGGGGCTGGCCACCGCCATCGACCTGGCTCAGCGCGGCGTGCGCGTGGTGCTGGTGGACGACGACTGCACGCTGTCCACCGGTTCGCGCGCGATCTGCTTTTCCAAGCGCACGCTCGATATCTTCGACCGCCTCGGCTGCGGCGAGCGCATGGTCAAAAAGGGCGTGCGCTGGCATGTCGGCAGGGTGTTCCTGCGCGACGAGCAGGTCTACAGCTTCGACCTGCTGCCCGAGAGCGGCCACCGCCGTCCGGCCTTCATCAACCTGCAGCAGTACTACCTTGAAGGCTACCTGCTGGAACGCGCGCAGGCGCTGCCCAATATCGAGATCCGCTGGCACAACAAGGTGGTCGGCGTCGAGAGCCGCGGCGGCGCCGACGCCGGCGTGGTGCTGAGCGTCGAGACCCCCGACGGCTGCTACCCGCTGGCCGCGCGCTATGTGGTCGCCGCCGACGGCTCGCGCAGCCCGATGCGCAAGCTGCTGGGCCTGGACAGCAAGGGCCGCACCTTCCGCGACCGCTTCCTGATTGCCGACGTCAGGATGGAGGCCGATTTCCCGGCCGAGCGCTGGTTCTGGTTCGACCCGCCCTTCCATCCGCACCAGTCGGTGTTGCTGCACCGGCAGCCGGACAATGTCTGGCGCATCGACTTCCAGCTGGGCTGGGACGCCGACCCGGTGCTGGAGAAATCCCCCGAGCGCGTGATCCCGCGGGTGCAGGCACTGCTGGGCAAGGACGCGAAGTTCGAGCTGGAGTGGGTCAGCGTCTACACCTTCTCCTGCCAGCGCATGGACAGCTTCCGCCACGGCAATGTCCTGTTTGCCGGCGATGCCGCGCACGGCGTCTCGCCGTTCGGCGCGCGCGGGGCCAACAGCGGTGTCCAGGATGCCGAGAACCTGGCGTGGAAGCTGGCCTACGTGCTGCAGGGCCATGCCTGCGACCGGCTGCTGGACACCTACGCCAGCGAGCGCGAGTTCGCCGCCGACGAGAACATCCGCAACTCCACCCGCTCGACCGACTTCATCACGCCCAAGAGCGCCGCCAGCCGCGTGTTCCGCGACGCGGTGCTGGCGCTGGCCAGGCGCCACGCGTTTGCGCGCGCCCTGGTTAACAGCGGCCGGCTGTCGGTGCCGGCGGTGCTGCAGGGCTCGCCACTGAACACCGACGACGCCGCCCCGGATGCTGCCGGCAACCTGGTGCCCGGCGCAGTGTGCTGCGACGCGCCGGTGTCCGCTGTCAGCGGCGCGGGCTGGCTGCTGTCGTACCTCGGCGGCGATTTCACCTTGCTGGTGTTCGGCAATCCGGAGGCCATCGATGCCGGCACGCTGGCCGACCTGGCCGCACTGAAGCAGGCGGGCGCGCCGCTGCAGCTGGTCTATGTCACCGACGCCGCGCAGCCGCCCATGACTTGCAGCCACGCCACCGTGCTGCGCGACGACGAAGGCCTGGCGACGGCGCGCTACGGCGCCACGCCCGGCACCTGCTACCTGGTCCGTCCCGACCAGCATGTGTGCGCACGCTGGCACCGTCCCGACCCGGCCGCGATCCGCGCCGCACTGGCGCGCGCCACCGGCGCCGACCTGCGCGCGCCGCAGCCGGGCCGCATGGCCGCCTGA
- a CDS encoding DUF2783 domain-containing protein → MPNMLNTRPNLARPDDFYEALIEMHRDLDESQSQAANAQLILLLANHIGCHEVLLAAMAEARAGVVAGADTMPA, encoded by the coding sequence ATGCCCAATATGCTCAACACCCGGCCCAACCTGGCGCGGCCGGACGACTTCTACGAAGCGCTGATCGAGATGCACCGCGACCTCGACGAGAGCCAGAGCCAGGCCGCCAACGCGCAGCTGATCCTGCTGCTGGCCAACCACATCGGCTGCCACGAGGTGCTGCTGGCGGCAATGGCCGAAGCCCGCGCCGGCGTGGTCGCCGGCGCCGACACGATGCCGGCCTGA
- a CDS encoding MFS transporter, which produces MSHPVSGELSSLSSLAPPAPAPTALAARDEDALYRKVWLRVIPFLFVCYVVSFLDRINIGFAQLQMKQDLGFSDAMYGLGAAVFYVGYVLCEVPSNMLLARFGARRTFTRIMVLWGTVSVAMMAVSTPAQFYALRFLLGVFEAGFFPGIVLYLTYWFPARRRAAVMAIFFAGVAVAGVLGGLVSGWIMRDMAGVLGLQGWKWMFALEGAPAVLLGLAAARVLVDGPQQASWLSQRERAHLLRDTAAHAPGAGHSLHALHQVLRNPRVYLFAFIYFSLTCGSLALSFWMPLMIRDFGVADVMSVSLYSVVPNAVGAVGLIVIARHSDRSGERHRHFLLCTTGGALALAALTLPLPGLAAMLAILSVAAVLIFAALPVFWALAPGYLPGAGAAAGIAFISSIGITSGIVSPWVIGQIKTRTGSLDHALYLLAALLLASGLAMWLGVPKQPARPA; this is translated from the coding sequence ATGAGCCATCCGGTCTCAGGGGAGCTTTCGTCCCTATCCAGCCTGGCGCCTCCCGCCCCAGCCCCCACCGCACTCGCCGCGCGCGACGAGGACGCGCTCTACCGCAAGGTCTGGCTGCGCGTCATACCCTTCCTCTTCGTCTGCTACGTGGTGTCGTTCCTTGACCGCATCAACATCGGCTTCGCCCAGCTGCAGATGAAGCAGGACCTGGGCTTCAGCGACGCCATGTACGGCCTCGGCGCCGCGGTGTTCTACGTCGGCTACGTGCTGTGCGAGGTGCCGAGCAACATGCTGCTGGCACGCTTCGGCGCGCGCCGCACCTTCACCCGCATCATGGTGCTGTGGGGCACCGTGTCGGTGGCGATGATGGCGGTGTCGACGCCCGCGCAGTTCTACGCGCTGCGCTTCCTGCTGGGTGTGTTCGAGGCCGGCTTCTTCCCAGGCATCGTGCTGTACCTGACTTACTGGTTCCCGGCGCGCCGGCGTGCCGCGGTGATGGCGATCTTCTTTGCGGGCGTGGCGGTGGCGGGCGTGCTGGGCGGGCTGGTGTCCGGCTGGATCATGCGCGACATGGCCGGCGTGCTGGGCCTGCAGGGCTGGAAGTGGATGTTCGCGCTCGAAGGCGCGCCGGCGGTGCTGCTGGGCCTGGCAGCCGCGCGCGTGCTGGTCGACGGGCCGCAGCAGGCAAGCTGGCTGAGCCAGCGCGAACGCGCCCACCTGCTGCGCGACACCGCCGCGCACGCCCCCGGCGCCGGCCATTCGCTGCACGCGCTGCACCAGGTGCTGCGCAACCCGCGCGTGTACCTGTTCGCCTTTATCTATTTTTCGCTGACCTGCGGCTCGCTGGCGCTCAGCTTCTGGATGCCGCTGATGATCCGCGATTTCGGCGTGGCCGACGTCATGTCGGTGAGCCTGTACTCGGTGGTGCCGAACGCGGTGGGCGCGGTCGGCCTGATCGTGATTGCGCGGCATTCGGACCGCAGCGGCGAGCGCCATCGCCATTTCCTGCTGTGCACCACGGGCGGCGCGCTGGCGCTGGCGGCACTGACGTTGCCGCTGCCGGGACTGGCCGCGATGCTGGCCATCCTGTCGGTGGCGGCGGTGCTGATCTTCGCCGCGCTGCCGGTGTTCTGGGCGCTGGCGCCGGGTTACCTGCCGGGCGCCGGCGCCGCAGCCGGGATCGCCTTCATCAGCAGCATCGGCATCACCAGCGGAATCGTCAGCCCGTGGGTGATCGGCCAGATCAAGACGCGCACCGGCAGCCTCGACCATGCTCTTTACCTGCTGGCGGCGCTGCTGCTGGCAAGCGGCCTGGCAATGTGGCTGGGCGTGCCGAAACAGCCCGCGCGGCCGGCGTGA
- a CDS encoding DUF2188 domain-containing protein: MGSNIHVVPHDEGWDVIHEGARYAESHHATQEEAVAAGTSQAQREHVELLIHGRDGQIRSRNSFGHDPRTIHG; the protein is encoded by the coding sequence ATGGGCAGCAACATACACGTCGTACCGCACGACGAAGGCTGGGACGTCATCCACGAAGGCGCACGCTACGCCGAATCGCACCACGCCACGCAGGAAGAGGCGGTCGCCGCCGGCACCTCGCAGGCCCAGCGCGAGCACGTCGAATTGCTGATCCATGGCCGCGACGGCCAGATTCGCTCGCGCAACAGCTTCGGCCACGATCCCCGCACCATTCACGGCTGA
- a CDS encoding erythromycin esterase family protein, with amino-acid sequence MPQHRADPHAVAAIAAATVPWPALDHAAASPFTGPFANSAAALADRLGRHRVVLLGESTHGTAEFYHARAALTAQLVARHGFRIIAVEADWPDAAAVDRHVRGRPPRPAESPGAAFTRFPVWMWRNLEVARLIRWLHAHNAALAPARRAGFFGLDIYSLGASMAAVLAYLEGVDPRAAQAARERYGCLEPWRRDPARYGRAVLHGTHADCEDAVVEQLQALLDKRLAYARDGHDDFLDAAQNARLVASAERYYRVMYHGSDDSWNLRDTHMFETLSQLLHAHGPEARAVVWAHNSHIGDAAHTEMGSSQGQLNIGQLCRETFGEAAALVGFSTYDGTVAAASSWDGPMEIKQVRPARADSYEHLFHAAGHAQGWTDLRGDRVDDGHGGAVHADLRELLMPARQERFIGVIYRPETELQSHYARAVLPRQFDVLAWFDRSSAVPALPAAPAPGAPETWPSGL; translated from the coding sequence ATGCCACAACACCGGGCCGACCCGCACGCCGTGGCCGCCATCGCGGCCGCGACCGTGCCGTGGCCGGCGCTCGACCACGCGGCCGCGAGCCCCTTCACCGGCCCCTTTGCCAACAGTGCCGCGGCGCTGGCCGATCGGCTCGGCAGGCACCGCGTGGTGCTGCTGGGCGAGAGCACGCACGGCACCGCCGAGTTCTATCACGCACGCGCCGCACTGACCGCGCAACTGGTGGCGCGCCATGGCTTCCGCATCATCGCGGTGGAGGCGGACTGGCCGGACGCCGCGGCGGTCGACCGCCACGTGCGCGGCCGCCCGCCGCGGCCGGCCGAATCCCCTGGCGCCGCCTTTACGCGCTTCCCGGTCTGGATGTGGCGCAACCTCGAGGTCGCGCGCCTGATCCGCTGGCTGCACGCGCACAATGCCGCGCTGGCGCCGGCCCGGCGCGCCGGCTTCTTCGGTCTCGACATCTACAGCCTGGGCGCTTCGATGGCGGCGGTGCTGGCTTACCTGGAAGGCGTCGATCCGCGCGCGGCACAGGCCGCGCGCGAACGCTATGGCTGCCTGGAACCGTGGCGGCGCGATCCGGCGCGCTACGGCCGCGCCGTGCTGCACGGCACCCATGCCGACTGCGAGGACGCGGTGGTCGAACAGCTGCAGGCCTTGCTCGACAAGCGCCTGGCTTATGCCCGCGACGGGCACGACGACTTCCTCGACGCCGCGCAGAATGCGCGCCTGGTGGCTTCGGCCGAACGCTACTACCGCGTCATGTACCACGGCAGCGACGACAGCTGGAACCTGCGTGACACGCATATGTTCGAGACCCTGTCGCAATTGCTGCACGCCCATGGCCCGGAAGCGCGCGCGGTGGTGTGGGCGCACAACTCGCATATCGGCGATGCCGCGCACACCGAGATGGGCTCCAGCCAGGGCCAGCTGAATATCGGCCAGCTATGCCGCGAGACCTTCGGCGAGGCGGCCGCGCTGGTCGGCTTCAGTACCTACGACGGCACCGTCGCGGCGGCAAGCTCGTGGGACGGGCCGATGGAGATCAAGCAGGTCCGGCCCGCGCGGGCGGACAGCTACGAGCACCTGTTCCATGCCGCCGGCCATGCGCAGGGCTGGACGGATTTGCGCGGTGATCGGGTTGACGACGGCCATGGCGGCGCCGTGCACGCCGACTTGCGCGAACTGCTGATGCCGGCACGGCAGGAGCGCTTTATCGGCGTGATCTATCGCCCGGAGACCGAATTGCAGAGCCATTACGCGCGCGCCGTCCTGCCGCGCCAGTTCGACGTGCTGGCGTGGTTCGACCGCAGCAGCGCGGTCCCGGCGCTGCCCGCGGCACCGGCACCGGGCGCGCCTGAGACCTGGCCTTCGGGTCTCTGA
- a CDS encoding BON domain-containing protein, with amino-acid sequence MPASPDTDTNPRGNAAGAADTALQSSLCERLWQSGLDVSEIALDVGQGSITLRGAIGSAADRAAVEACVRTHAGGREVVNRIEVAPDRTGG; translated from the coding sequence ATGCCCGCTTCCCCGGACACGGACACCAACCCGCGCGGCAACGCCGCGGGCGCGGCGGACACGGCGCTGCAGTCCTCGCTGTGCGAGCGCCTGTGGCAGAGCGGCCTCGACGTCAGCGAGATTGCGCTGGACGTAGGGCAGGGCAGCATCACGCTGCGCGGCGCGATCGGCAGCGCCGCCGACCGCGCCGCGGTCGAGGCCTGCGTGCGCACGCATGCCGGCGGACGCGAGGTCGTCAATCGCATCGAGGTCGCGCCCGACCGTACCGGCGGCTGA
- a CDS encoding BON domain-containing protein — MDRRDNWRGPPWHESAVPEADMRSHYVGAYGVYDYDQPVDPGEFGGGRGSGEWRPHHAPAAQARGMADPYRQFTGYNERMDLYRGGTQPRRPVGPRNYRRSDERILEDLCEQLSRSGRLDLNEVEVRVEQGVVTLEGSVPDRHQKYRIEDIADEVFGVRDLVNHLRVARPAGTEGHPGRGMRMY; from the coding sequence ATGGATCGCAGAGACAACTGGCGCGGCCCGCCATGGCACGAGAGTGCCGTGCCCGAGGCCGATATGCGCAGCCACTACGTGGGTGCCTATGGCGTGTACGACTATGACCAGCCCGTCGACCCCGGCGAATTTGGCGGCGGACGCGGGAGCGGGGAGTGGCGGCCGCACCATGCCCCGGCCGCGCAGGCCCGCGGGATGGCCGATCCGTACCGCCAGTTCACCGGCTACAACGAGCGCATGGACCTCTACCGCGGCGGGACGCAGCCACGGCGGCCGGTCGGGCCGCGCAACTACCGGCGCAGCGATGAACGCATCCTGGAAGACCTGTGCGAGCAACTGTCGCGCAGTGGCCGGCTGGACCTGAACGAGGTGGAGGTGCGGGTCGAGCAGGGCGTGGTGACGCTGGAGGGCAGCGTGCCGGACCGGCACCAGAAGTACCGCATCGAGGATATCGCCGACGAGGTCTTCGGCGTCCGTGACCTGGTCAACCACTTGCGCGTGGCAAGGCCGGCCGGGACCGAGGGCCATCCTGGCCGCGGCATGCGCATGTATTGA
- a CDS encoding flavodoxin family protein, translating to MPEQPPKPPMPPAAPHRPAHDAPRAPRHAGDPDDVRKGQVTTPLPREVFRQRFLARFTDPAYRQEDEALERLERIAWDAYAQGRKAPLTHKAGAGYADPDYDLSDEWRAASEAVRVAQQRQADPATRSRVLLVCAAARNDYTCPGEMSKSWRLAGRARERLEAQGIEVDLLDLSHLTSDAQLHIHPCKGCVSTAMPLCHWPCSCYPNHALGQVNDWMNQVYPRWAACHGVLIVTPVYWYQASSPLKLMMDRLVCADGGNPDPTTTHGKDVTRAKAIELSGWDYPKHLAGRAYGLVVHGDVAGIEGVRRALSDWLDWMGLIDAGAQARLDRYIGYYEPYATSHVALDHDTGVQGEVDNVARALACAVEQLRRGELRSADHGLVPPRLK from the coding sequence ATGCCCGAGCAGCCGCCGAAGCCGCCCATGCCACCCGCGGCCCCCCATCGCCCTGCGCACGATGCGCCGCGCGCGCCGCGCCATGCCGGCGATCCAGACGATGTGCGCAAGGGCCAGGTCACCACTCCGCTGCCGCGCGAGGTCTTTCGCCAGCGCTTCCTGGCGCGCTTTACCGACCCGGCCTACCGCCAGGAGGACGAAGCGCTGGAGCGCCTCGAGCGCATTGCGTGGGACGCCTATGCGCAAGGCCGCAAGGCGCCGCTCACGCACAAGGCGGGCGCGGGCTATGCCGACCCGGACTACGACCTCTCCGACGAATGGCGCGCCGCCAGCGAGGCGGTGCGCGTGGCCCAGCAGCGCCAGGCCGATCCGGCCACGCGCTCGCGCGTGCTGCTGGTGTGCGCGGCCGCGCGCAACGACTACACCTGCCCGGGCGAGATGTCGAAATCCTGGCGCCTGGCCGGGCGTGCGCGCGAACGGCTGGAAGCACAGGGCATCGAGGTCGACCTGCTTGACCTGAGCCACCTGACCTCCGACGCGCAACTGCATATCCATCCGTGCAAGGGCTGCGTATCGACCGCGATGCCGCTGTGCCACTGGCCTTGCAGCTGCTATCCCAACCATGCGCTGGGGCAGGTCAACGACTGGATGAACCAGGTCTACCCGCGCTGGGCCGCCTGCCACGGCGTGCTGATCGTCACGCCGGTGTACTGGTACCAGGCCAGCAGTCCGCTCAAGCTGATGATGGACCGGCTGGTCTGCGCCGATGGCGGCAACCCGGATCCGACCACCACGCACGGCAAGGACGTGACGCGGGCCAAGGCGATCGAGCTGTCGGGCTGGGACTATCCCAAGCACCTGGCGGGACGCGCCTACGGACTGGTGGTGCATGGCGACGTCGCCGGCATCGAAGGCGTGCGCCGCGCGCTGTCGGACTGGCTGGACTGGATGGGACTGATCGATGCCGGCGCGCAGGCACGGCTCGACCGGTATATCGGCTACTACGAGCCGTATGCCACCAGCCACGTCGCGCTGGACCACGATACCGGCGTGCAGGGCGAAGTCGACAACGTGGCGCGCGCGCTCGCTTGCGCGGTCGAGCAGCTGCGCCGTGGCGAACTGCGCAGCGCGGACCACGGCCTGGTGCCGCCGCGGCTGAAGTAG
- a CDS encoding DUF421 domain-containing protein, protein MQVLAEVMRGLLGEGDDLAWWQAGVRAAVVFAGTWALLRLAGRRAFGQKSSFDLCIVLLLGAVLSRAVVGATSFPAAFAAALVLVLLHRAVGWLSSRSPGFDRATGGDALDLMRAGELDGERLRGAMLTEEDLKANLRATLQTDSFDDLSRVVLERDGKVTFVRARDAGQAVPPRSATAAVARGNGVPVRASGASGASGTTR, encoded by the coding sequence ATGCAAGTCCTTGCCGAGGTGATGCGCGGGCTGCTGGGCGAAGGCGACGACCTCGCCTGGTGGCAGGCTGGGGTACGCGCCGCCGTGGTTTTCGCCGGCACCTGGGCGTTGCTGAGGCTGGCCGGCAGGCGTGCCTTTGGGCAGAAGAGCTCGTTCGACCTTTGCATCGTGCTGCTGCTGGGCGCGGTGCTGTCGCGCGCGGTGGTCGGAGCGACGTCGTTTCCCGCGGCCTTTGCCGCGGCGCTGGTGCTGGTGCTGTTGCACCGTGCCGTCGGCTGGCTGTCGAGCCGCTCCCCGGGGTTCGACCGCGCCACCGGCGGTGACGCGCTCGACCTGATGCGCGCCGGCGAACTGGACGGCGAGCGCCTGCGCGGCGCGATGCTGACCGAGGAAGACCTCAAGGCGAACCTGCGCGCAACGCTGCAGACCGACAGCTTCGACGATCTCAGTCGGGTCGTGCTGGAGCGCGACGGCAAGGTCACGTTCGTGCGCGCGCGGGATGCCGGCCAGGCCGTGCCCCCACGCAGTGCCACCGCCGCGGTCGCGCGCGGCAACGGGGTGCCTGTGAGGGCGTCGGGGGCGTCGGGGGCATCGGGGACGACGCGATGA
- a CDS encoding CinA family protein, with product MSHVSAGGSDNLGIARYLLRHGLRLVTAESCTAGLIASRIAEVPGCGDVLRCAIVAYSPSAKEQLLHVPAEVIRRHGLTSEAVSLAMARGAMQLTGADLAIANTGVADGGGDGDIPAGTQCFAWVFRRHGHAARDVVSHAQGIAAFTETRRFAGARNAVREAAADWALARICHYHELARSGHGRDGSDQRA from the coding sequence ATGAGCCATGTCAGCGCTGGCGGCAGCGACAACCTCGGCATCGCGCGCTATCTGCTGCGCCATGGGCTGCGCCTGGTCACGGCGGAGTCCTGCACGGCCGGCCTGATTGCCTCGCGCATCGCCGAGGTGCCCGGCTGCGGCGATGTCTTGCGCTGCGCGATCGTGGCGTACTCGCCTTCCGCCAAGGAGCAGTTGCTGCACGTCCCGGCGGAGGTTATCCGGCGCCATGGCCTGACCAGCGAGGCGGTGTCGCTGGCGATGGCGCGCGGCGCCATGCAACTGACCGGCGCGGACCTGGCGATCGCCAACACCGGGGTTGCCGATGGTGGCGGCGACGGCGATATTCCCGCCGGCACGCAGTGCTTTGCCTGGGTGTTCCGCCGCCACGGCCATGCCGCACGCGACGTGGTGTCGCACGCGCAGGGCATTGCCGCCTTTACCGAGACCCGCCGCTTTGCCGGCGCGCGCAACGCCGTGCGCGAAGCCGCCGCCGACTGGGCGCTGGCACGCATCTGCCATTACCACGAACTGGCGCGCAGCGGGCATGGCCGCGATGGCAGCGACCAGCGCGCATGA
- a CDS encoding diguanylate cyclase, translating to MPADLHAFEHAARLVLMYGLVPLWLLAGVGDWLCHRATQIERNAGVTESLLHLLMLAEVGLPLLLVLSLEVDALVIAVVLAALVIHEITAWWDVHYASQRRHIAPVEQHMHSLLEVLPLAAASYVVVLHWDQFLALFGHGTEPARMALALKAEPLPPGYLAGLLVAVVLLAGLPYLEELWRCVRWRRREREALLAQATRAMRGGG from the coding sequence ATGCCGGCCGACCTCCATGCCTTCGAACATGCCGCCCGGCTCGTGCTGATGTACGGGCTGGTGCCGCTGTGGCTGCTGGCGGGCGTGGGCGACTGGCTCTGCCACCGCGCCACGCAGATCGAACGCAACGCCGGTGTCACCGAATCCCTGCTGCACCTGCTGATGCTGGCCGAAGTGGGCCTGCCGCTGCTGCTGGTGCTGTCCCTGGAGGTCGACGCGCTGGTGATCGCGGTAGTGCTGGCGGCGCTGGTCATCCATGAGATCACCGCATGGTGGGATGTGCATTACGCCAGCCAGCGCCGCCATATCGCACCGGTGGAGCAGCACATGCACAGCCTGCTCGAAGTGCTGCCGCTGGCTGCGGCGTCGTATGTGGTGGTGTTGCACTGGGACCAGTTTCTGGCCTTGTTCGGGCACGGCACCGAGCCGGCGCGGATGGCGCTGGCGCTGAAGGCCGAACCGCTGCCGCCGGGCTATCTGGCAGGCTTGCTGGTGGCGGTGGTGCTGCTGGCGGGGCTCCCTTATCTGGAGGAGCTATGGCGCTGCGTGCGCTGGCGCCGGCGTGAACGCGAGGCGCTGCTGGCGCAGGCCACGCGGGCCATGCGCGGCGGCGGCTAG
- a CDS encoding DUF2383 domain-containing protein codes for MAKKKILLLNALIAASREGELGCRSAATAAANPHLKSVLTSRANAFAQAAHELRACLLDLGEVPEALPLPSAGEAPETPALGKHSSDRSIVQAISKREHAMQRRYARALRAHVLGSRLRAVVRRQYRGVQVNHELFRVLRQQYRAPQERP; via the coding sequence ATGGCGAAGAAAAAAATCCTTTTGCTCAACGCGCTGATCGCGGCCTCGCGCGAGGGCGAGCTGGGCTGCCGCAGCGCCGCCACCGCGGCGGCCAACCCCCACCTCAAGTCCGTGCTGACCAGCCGCGCCAATGCCTTCGCGCAGGCCGCGCATGAGCTGCGCGCGTGCCTGCTCGACCTGGGCGAGGTGCCGGAGGCATTGCCGCTGCCGTCGGCGGGCGAGGCGCCGGAGACACCGGCGCTCGGCAAGCACAGTTCCGACCGCTCCATCGTGCAGGCCATCAGCAAGCGTGAGCATGCGATGCAGCGGCGCTATGCGCGCGCGCTGCGCGCGCATGTGCTGGGCTCGCGCCTGCGCGCCGTGGTGCGCCGCCAGTATCGCGGGGTGCAGGTGAACCACGAGCTGTTCCGGGTGCTGCGGCAGCAGTACCGCGCGCCGCAAGAGCGGCCGTAG